The stretch of DNA TGCCGCCATAGCCGAGCGTCTTTTTGGTTCCGGGACGGATGTTGAAAACTTTGTCTATGTCACGCTCAGCACAGGCATTGGTGGAGGGATCTTCATTAACGGCAAGCTATACCGCGGATCGCATGGCCTTGCGGGTGAACTTGGGCACATGGTAATAATGTCCAATGGCCCAACCTGCGGTTGCGGAAGGAAAGGATGTCTTGAGGCCATAGCTGGAGGGAAGGGCATTGCCAGGAGGGTGTCGGAGAATATTAGCGCTGTCCGTGAATCTCAGTTGTTCTCCACGATGAGGCCCAATGATATTGATGCCCAGGCCGTTTTCGAAGCTAAGAAGCACAGCGATATGTTTGCCCAGCTCATCATTGAGGAAACAGTTTATTATCTTGCCGTAGGCATAGTCAACATTGTGAACATACTTGACCCGGAATTAATAATTATTGGCGGGGGTATTTCACGTGCCGGCAACGACCTTTTCCACCCGCTGAGGCTTGCGGTGAAGGAGGAAATGAGGTCGCTTGCAAGGAAAGTGAAGATCGTCAGGGCACTGGAGAACGGTTCCGATCTGGCTGCGATCGCCGTCCCGTTATTCAAGTATGAATGAAGTATGACACTGGTCACAGGCCCCCGAATACCCTCTGCTTGAAAGATTTTGGCATCATTTTGGCCATGGTAATGTATCTTCCCACGGATTTTGCTCCGTTTCTGTGTATTCTTTTGTGGAGAATGTGATGTTTCATGAGCCATGGTCTAATTTCTGAATCCCATTTCTGCTGGTAATAGATAGGATTATCTGTCGCGGCAGCAATTCCCGCAGAATTCCCTGACCAGAATGCGCCCTGTAACCCACCTGCAGTTGTATTCAACACGGCGTTCACCATATCACCCACAAACATCGTATCCCCTTCCACAACTCTTGCTGCTGGTTCCGAAAGTGGTATTTGGTGTGCCATGGTCTCTACCATCGCACCGTCAACCTCAGGGAAGCGCCTCGTAAATTCCGCCAGCACATCCTTTGGCGCCGTGGAATTCAGGGGATAGTAGCATACGCCAACCTTTCTTCTGTCTGGCCCGTCTGCAAAATCCCAGAAGTAGCCACCGGGTGCTCTGTCGCTGAACCACAGTATCATCTCATAATCATCCCTCCTGGGCAATTTGCGGATTTCTTCATATGCGACCAGCACCTGGTCACGCGCAAGTTTCGCACCCATGTTTGACTGTGGTCCGGCAGCTTTGATTATATATTTACCCGTGAATCTCTCCCTATCGGTAGTAACTTCATTTCCGTCAACCGCGTTCACCCTTGTCCTCATCCTTACGTTCAGCTTTCCGGCAATTGATTCAGAAAGGAATTTCTCATACTTCGTGAAATCGTATACAAGCCCAACGGTTCTGTCGAATGACATTGAGATTGCCTTCCCTGTGTCAGTGCGAAAGCTCATGGCATGTATGTCTGATGCAACTATACTCTTATCAGTAGGCATGCCTATTCTGTTGACCCATTCCATGGATACCGCACCTGTTGACCTGACCGGCAGGCCGATTTCGTCTTTCTTGTCCAGTATGATATAATTCTTACCCGCTTTCTGAAGTGCAATACCCGCAGCCAGTCCCGAGGTTCCGGCTCCAATCACGACTGCATCATAGTCATAGTTCATTTTAACAGAGCGCATTATGGGTCGGGCATTATTAATTTTGCCCCGATCGGACCCTTTGTGGGCAATATCTCCTGAATGGCAGATCGGTTCTGACCTATTGATTAAGTTCTGGGTTGGTTTCTCCCATTAGAATCCTGTAGGCCACGACACCTATCTTCCCTGCGCTGACAGAGTTCTCGAGTGAATTGTCATATGCCCATTTCTCCAGGCTATCATAACCCAGATGCCTCAGCCTATGCGTGATGCTGTCTTTTACTGTGATTATTTCAATGGATTCGCGGTCAAGGTTGGTAGCTTTCCAGAGTCCTACCAACCTGTTGATTTCTTCTACAGGGTTTCTGTGGTCTTCAACCCTGAGATCATAAACTATCCGCGAACCCTTCTCAAAACTTCTGGATTCAGATACCACTAGCATTGCCGCACTCTGCTTCCCCCTTCTGTCGCCCCCGTTTTTCTCAGCCGAAAAAAGGGCACGTATTATTCTGTCCTCAATTCTTCCCTTTTTTTCCATTTCACCGGCCATAGCATTTATTACTCGTTCTCCGGCTAAAATATTGCCCTGTACAGAAAAACCATCTCCAACGAAATGGCCTGCGTATTCGTGACACTGGCTTCCGGTGAAGGCTTGAGCCTCTCCTTTGGAGTCTACAATTCCGAGTTGCCGCTTCTCCCTTTCAGGATCTGCGCTTGTGAGTATTTCCAGAGTTTCCTTTGCGGAATGAGTTTTCAAAAGTTCCAAGCCATTCGGACCATACGAATAGTTGGCATATGATTGGGTCGCGATAGCTCCAATGCCGGCCAGTGCCCACGGAACAACGGAACCTACCGAGAGATACCTGCTGGCCACACCAACTCCCCACTCCTTTGCATCCCTGTCATAAACCACCACTGAGAAAGTCATGGACGATTACCATGAGTGATCGTTATAAATTTTTCCCAGAATGTGGAATTCACAAACTTTAATTGATGTGGGACTAAACAATTCAATTAAAGCAGTTACTCATTATTACCGTTATCTGTCCTGATCTTATGTCGCTCTGCGGTATCGGATGTTTGGAATAATTCCCAAGGAATCTTCGCAAAATATGTTTCTATTGAC from Thermoplasmataceae archaeon encodes:
- a CDS encoding DUF1028 domain-containing protein, which translates into the protein MTFSVVVYDRDAKEWGVGVASRYLSVGSVVPWALAGIGAIATQSYANYSYGPNGLELLKTHSAKETLEILTSADPEREKRQLGIVDSKGEAQAFTGSQCHEYAGHFVGDGFSVQGNILAGERVINAMAGEMEKKGRIEDRIIRALFSAEKNGGDRRGKQSAAMLVVSESRSFEKGSRIVYDLRVEDHRNPVEEINRLVGLWKATNLDRESIEIITVKDSITHRLRHLGYDSLEKWAYDNSLENSVSAGKIGVVAYRILMGETNPELNQ
- a CDS encoding ROK family protein gives rise to the protein MPKSILGFDVGGTKISAVAGNDSGEIIANLRRPTIKHLGKKRLVQQLVEMGNEVMEKAGFDVVDSIGILFAGLVDQKNGVVISSPNIPGLNNFNLASEIKSHFGAPVTLENDATGAAIAERLFGSGTDVENFVYVTLSTGIGGGIFINGKLYRGSHGLAGELGHMVIMSNGPTCGCGRKGCLEAIAGGKGIARRVSENISAVRESQLFSTMRPNDIDAQAVFEAKKHSDMFAQLIIEETVYYLAVGIVNIVNILDPELIIIGGGISRAGNDLFHPLRLAVKEEMRSLARKVKIVRALENGSDLAAIAVPLFKYE
- a CDS encoding NAD(P)/FAD-dependent oxidoreductase: MNYDYDAVVIGAGTSGLAAGIALQKAGKNYIILDKKDEIGLPVRSTGAVSMEWVNRIGMPTDKSIVASDIHAMSFRTDTGKAISMSFDRTVGLVYDFTKYEKFLSESIAGKLNVRMRTRVNAVDGNEVTTDRERFTGKYIIKAAGPQSNMGAKLARDQVLVAYEEIRKLPRRDDYEMILWFSDRAPGGYFWDFADGPDRRKVGVCYYPLNSTAPKDVLAEFTRRFPEVDGAMVETMAHQIPLSEPAARVVEGDTMFVGDMVNAVLNTTAGGLQGAFWSGNSAGIAAATDNPIYYQQKWDSEIRPWLMKHHILHKRIHRNGAKSVGRYITMAKMMPKSFKQRVFGGL